Proteins encoded within one genomic window of Polaribacter sp. NJDZ03:
- a CDS encoding pitrilysin family protein — MKKILLVLLATTCLLSCKKSSEENTPELSINYKKIELENGLDVVFHVDKSDPVVAVELMVHVGSAREVEGRTGFAHLFEHLLFLESENLGKGGLDKMSAKIGGSGANGSTSRDRTNYLQTIPKDGLEKMIWAEADKLGYFINTVTAPVLAKEKQVVKNEKRQSIDNRPYGHNQYVIGKNLYPKDHPYNWQVIGSLEDLQNATLQDVKDFYKKWYVPNNATLVLSGDIDIAQATEWVHKYFDEIPKGKEEIPALTKRPGIVKETKFLYYEDNFARVPQLTMVWPTVEQYNPDSYALDVLSQYLTDGKSAPLNQVLVDDLKLTSRTGMYSRNSELAGEIQISIRAFNNVKLDDVKAGVEKGLAKFETEGISEKDLNRIKAGQETNFYASLSSVLGKGTNLASYNTYLGNPGFVTEDIKRTLSVTTEDVMRVYNKYIKNKNYIATSFVPKSSAELAVTNSQLADVVEEKIVTGAEENFDAKIAATYEKTPSSFDRSVEPNYGETPSLAVPKVYESSLKNGLKIFGIENDEVPLVRFNITIDGGQLLESMDKLGVANLTADLLNKGTKNKSVKELEEAIQELGASIYVYSDVENITLSGTTLAKNYDKTLALAQEILLEPRFDENEFDLLKKATIANLRQQEASPNSVARNAYNELIYGKENIRSKNILGSTTSVETISIEDLKTYYNKYISPSVAKMLVVGDISKEKVIASLETLNTNWKAKEVTIPTYITPETPTKPTVYFYDIPNAKQSVIQFGTPALAATDKDFYAASVMNYILGGGGFASRLTQELREGKGYTYGIGSRFSGTKAKGAFTISSSVRTNVTLESALLVKQILEEYPTTFSDKDLETTKSFLIKSNARAFETSRAKLNMLSNISDYGWSADYVKEQENTVNNMTKEQITALANKYVNPNKMIWLVVGDAKTQLERMKELGYGEPILLNKTQRIKN; from the coding sequence ATGAAAAAAATATTACTTGTACTCTTAGCAACAACTTGCTTATTAAGTTGTAAAAAATCATCCGAAGAAAACACACCAGAACTGAGTATCAATTATAAAAAAATTGAACTAGAAAACGGCTTAGATGTTGTTTTTCATGTAGACAAATCAGATCCTGTTGTAGCAGTAGAATTAATGGTGCATGTTGGATCTGCAAGGGAAGTGGAAGGTAGAACGGGTTTTGCTCATTTATTTGAACATTTATTATTCTTAGAATCAGAAAATTTAGGGAAAGGTGGTCTAGACAAAATGAGTGCTAAAATTGGTGGTTCTGGTGCTAATGGATCTACCTCTAGAGACAGAACAAATTACCTACAAACCATACCAAAAGATGGTTTAGAAAAAATGATTTGGGCAGAAGCAGATAAATTAGGCTATTTTATAAACACCGTTACAGCCCCCGTTTTAGCAAAAGAAAAACAAGTTGTTAAAAACGAAAAAAGACAAAGTATAGATAACAGACCGTATGGACATAACCAATATGTAATTGGTAAAAACTTATACCCAAAAGACCATCCATATAACTGGCAAGTTATTGGCTCTTTAGAAGACTTACAAAATGCAACCTTACAAGACGTAAAAGATTTTTATAAGAAATGGTACGTACCAAACAATGCTACTTTAGTCTTGTCTGGAGATATAGATATTGCACAAGCTACAGAATGGGTTCACAAATATTTTGATGAAATACCAAAAGGAAAAGAAGAAATACCTGCATTGACTAAAAGACCTGGTATTGTTAAAGAAACCAAGTTTTTATATTACGAAGATAACTTTGCCAGAGTTCCGCAATTAACAATGGTTTGGCCAACTGTAGAGCAATACAATCCGGACTCTTATGCGCTAGATGTGTTGTCTCAATATTTAACAGATGGTAAATCAGCCCCTCTTAATCAAGTTTTAGTTGATGATTTAAAATTGACTTCTAGAACAGGTATGTACAGTAGAAATTCTGAATTGGCAGGTGAAATTCAAATTTCTATCCGAGCTTTTAACAATGTAAAACTAGACGATGTAAAAGCTGGAGTTGAAAAAGGATTGGCTAAGTTTGAAACTGAAGGAATTTCAGAAAAAGATTTAAATAGAATTAAAGCAGGTCAGGAAACTAATTTTTACGCAAGTCTTTCTAGCGTTTTAGGTAAAGGAACCAACCTTGCATCTTATAACACCTATTTGGGCAACCCAGGCTTTGTAACAGAAGATATTAAAAGAACACTATCTGTAACTACAGAAGATGTAATGCGTGTTTATAATAAATATATAAAAAATAAAAATTATATAGCAACCAGTTTTGTTCCTAAAAGTAGTGCCGAATTAGCAGTAACAAATTCTCAATTAGCAGATGTTGTTGAAGAAAAAATTGTAACAGGTGCAGAAGAAAATTTTGATGCTAAAATTGCTGCAACGTACGAGAAAACACCTTCTTCTTTTGACAGAAGTGTAGAACCAAATTATGGTGAAACCCCTTCTTTAGCAGTTCCTAAAGTATACGAAAGTAGTTTAAAAAATGGTTTAAAAATCTTTGGAATTGAAAATGATGAAGTGCCTTTAGTTCGTTTTAATATAACAATAGATGGAGGCCAATTATTAGAATCTATGGATAAATTAGGTGTTGCTAACTTAACTGCAGATTTATTAAATAAAGGAACCAAAAACAAAAGTGTAAAAGAATTAGAAGAAGCTATTCAAGAATTAGGCGCTTCTATTTATGTCTATTCAGATGTTGAAAACATAACTTTAAGCGGAACAACTTTAGCTAAAAACTATGATAAAACATTGGCTTTAGCCCAAGAAATTTTATTAGAACCAAGGTTCGATGAAAACGAATTCGATTTACTTAAAAAAGCTACTATTGCTAATTTACGTCAGCAAGAAGCGAGCCCTAATTCTGTAGCAAGAAATGCTTACAATGAATTAATTTATGGAAAAGAAAACATCCGTTCTAAAAATATTTTAGGATCTACAACATCCGTAGAAACAATTTCTATAGAAGATTTAAAAACGTACTACAACAAGTACATTTCTCCTTCTGTAGCTAAAATGTTGGTTGTAGGTGATATTTCTAAAGAAAAAGTAATTGCTTCTTTAGAAACTTTAAATACTAATTGGAAAGCTAAAGAAGTTACAATTCCAACTTACATAACACCAGAAACACCAACTAAACCTACTGTTTATTTTTATGATATTCCGAATGCAAAACAATCTGTTATACAGTTTGGCACACCCGCTTTAGCGGCAACTGATAAAGATTTTTATGCCGCTTCTGTGATGAATTATATTTTAGGTGGTGGTGGTTTTGCTTCTCGTTTAACACAAGAATTACGTGAAGGAAAAGGATATACATACGGAATTGGCTCTAGGTTTTCTGGTACAAAAGCAAAAGGTGCTTTTACCATTTCTAGCAGTGTAAGAACTAATGTTACTTTAGAATCTGCTCTATTGGTAAAGCAAATTCTAGAAGAATACCCAACTACTTTTTCTGATAAAGATTTAGAAACTACAAAAAGTTTCTTAATTAAAAGTAACGCAAGAGCTTTTGAAACCTCTAGAGCAAAATTAAATATGTTGTCTAATATTAGCGATTATGGTTGGAGTGCAGATTATGTAAAAGAGCAAGAAAACACCGTTAATAACATGACCAAAGAACAAATTACAGCATTGGCTAACAAATATGTAAATCCTAATAAAATGATTTGGTTAGTTGTTGGTGATGCAAAAACACAATTAGAA
- a CDS encoding YiiX/YebB-like N1pC/P60 family cysteine hydrolase, with amino-acid sequence MNKILNQTYPFLILSLILFSCKTSQKNKFELQQGDLLFQNTGTGEIDNAIKDVTATSVSKNYSHVGMAMQKNKEWFVVEAIPKEGIRQTPLQKFLNRNKNKLNKSQTTVARLDSYYQPYISKAIAYGIERINTPYDEIFLWDDNSYYCSELVYKMFSSQDLPKDSVPFLTHPMTFNDSTGNPMPSWKKYYETRNQPIPEGIEGTNPNLMASSPFITFVHDYENE; translated from the coding sequence ATGAATAAAATATTAAATCAGACTTATCCTTTCCTTATACTCTCTTTAATTTTATTCAGTTGCAAAACTAGTCAAAAGAATAAATTTGAATTGCAACAAGGAGATTTACTATTTCAAAATACAGGAACAGGTGAGATAGACAATGCCATTAAAGACGTAACGGCAACTTCGGTTTCTAAAAACTATTCGCATGTTGGCATGGCAATGCAAAAAAATAAAGAATGGTTTGTAGTAGAAGCGATTCCAAAAGAAGGTATTCGTCAGACTCCATTGCAAAAGTTTCTGAATAGAAATAAAAATAAACTCAACAAGTCTCAAACCACAGTGGCTAGACTAGATAGTTATTACCAACCTTATATTTCTAAAGCAATAGCCTATGGTATTGAAAGAATAAACACACCTTATGATGAGATTTTTTTATGGGATGACAATTCTTATTATTGTTCCGAATTAGTTTATAAAATGTTTTCTTCTCAAGACTTACCTAAAGACTCTGTTCCTTTTCTTACGCACCCAATGACATTTAACGACAGCACAGGAAACCCTATGCCTAGTTGGAAAAAGTACTATGAAACACGCAACCAACCAATTCCTGAAGGAATTGAAGGAACGAACCCGAACTTAATGGCTAGCAGTCCTTTCATCACATTTGTACATGATTATGAAAATGAATAA
- a CDS encoding carboxypeptidase-like regulatory domain-containing protein produces the protein MKYFLLIIASAMLFYPLENKIKPEIIFGSKSVEFRKEKDSLIIYGNIKDNVGDSFKYVNVNIQNSNLKIKVNENGDYKVNVFDLLNKKDELIIQFSFLGFKTEKRNVKKELFNRNNILEINIKMKEEITIIECPNG, from the coding sequence ATGAAATATTTTTTATTAATTATAGCTTCTGCTATGCTATTTTACCCTTTAGAAAATAAAATTAAGCCTGAAATTATATTTGGATCAAAATCTGTTGAATTTAGAAAAGAAAAAGATTCTTTAATAATTTATGGTAATATTAAAGATAATGTCGGAGACTCATTCAAATACGTAAATGTAAATATTCAAAACTCAAATTTGAAAATTAAAGTGAATGAAAACGGAGATTATAAAGTAAATGTATTTGACCTTTTGAATAAAAAAGATGAATTAATCATCCAATTTTCTTTTTTAGGATTTAAAACTGAAAAAAGAAATGTAAAAAAAGAATTATTCAATAGGAATAATATTTTAGAAATTAACATTAAAATGAAAGAAGAAATAACAATAATTGAATGTCCGAATGGATAA